CGCTTTGCCGACGAACTCCGCCTCGACCTCGTGCTGACGACCGGCGGAACCGGCTTCAGCCCGCGCGACATCACCCCCGAAGCGATGGGCGACCTCGACCTGAAGGAAATTCCCGGAATACCCGAGGCGATTCGCGAGTATGGTCGGCAGCGAACGCCCTACTCGATGCTTTCGCGAGGCCGAGCCGGCCTGCGCAGATCAACTCTAATCGTCAACCTGCCCGGTTCAACGCGGGGTGTGAGCGAGTCGCTCGACCTCCTCTTTCCGGCATTATTACACGCCTTCCCGATGATTGCCGGCGCCGGTTGGGGGAAGAGCCGGTGATCGCCTTCGAAGGAGCGCTCCAAATAGTCGTCGAACAGACTCCCCGCCTGCCGGCTCGACTCGTGCGCCTCGATAAAGCCCTCGGGCGGAGATTGGCAGAGACGATCCGGACGCCTTTTCCGCTCCCCTCCTTCGACAATTCGGCAGTTGACGGCTATGCGCTGCGAACGGCCGATTACCCGACGGCCGCAGGAGGCTATCCAGTCGCGCTGAACATGGTCGGGACGATCCGGGCTGGCGATGCGGCTGAAGAGCCTCTCGTTCCCGGTACAGCGCTACGGATCATGACTGGAGCGCCGGTACCGCCGGGCTGCGATGCCGTAGTGATGCGGGAGGATATTGAAAGTGGCGCCGGGCTATATTTAAGCCGCCCGCCTCTGTCGGGTGAGAACATCCGCCCGGCCGGTGGGGAGTTATCCGCAGGAGTCGTCGTCGCCGTGCCGGGAACGGCCGTCACTCCGCCGCTTTTGGGACTATTCGCAAGCCTCGGTTTGACGAAGGTGCGAGTCTATGATCTACCCTCGGTCGCCATTATCACTACCGGCGACGAGTTGCTTGCTCCCGGGTGCAGACCGTCGCGAGGATGCATCTTCGACTCGGCCGGTCCGGCGCTGCGCGCGGCATCTTTGAATCGGGGCTTGACCAAGGTGCACCTGACACACTGCAGCGACGACCCAACGGCAATGAAAGGTGCTCTTGAGCAATCATTCGCGCACGCCGATCTGGTCCTGACGACCGGTGGTGTGTCGGTGGGGGATTATGACTTTGTGATTGAAGCGGCTCGTGAAGCCGGCGTCCGGGAACTGTTCTGGAAGGTGGCAATGAAGCCCGGCAAGCCGCTCTACTTCGGCACCTATGACCCGCCTGATGGCACCCGGTCGAAACTGCTGTTCGGGCTGCCTGGCAATCCCGTGTCCGCGATGGTCGGATTCGAACTCTTTGTGGCTACGGCAATAAATGCGATGGCTGGAGCCTTGAATCCATTGCCGCGATGGTTCACCGCGTGTCTCACCACTCATCTCGTCAAGAAGCCCGGTCGCGCCGAATTCGTCAGAGGGCAACTGGGCAGCGACGACGCCGGCCTCACCGCCACCCCTGTTGTCGGGCAGGATTCGCACATGCTCAGCGGCCTTGCAGCGGCGGATTGTCTCATCCATTTTCCACAGGCGGCCGAAACGCTTTCGGCCGGGACCCCTGTTGACATCTTTCCAATGAACTGGAGTCATAATTGATAGAATCTACCGGACAACTGCTCGCCATCTCGGTCAGCACCCGCAAGGGAGTCAGGAAGACCAATGTCGGGCAAGCCAATATCATCGCCGATTGGGGGCTGGAGGGCGATGTCCACGCCGGGAAATGGCACCGTCAGGTGAGCATCCTTGCGATAGACTCGATTGCGACGATGCGCGACCTGGGCGCCGATGTCGGACCGGGCGACTTTGCCGAAAACCTGACCCTTGGCGGGATCGACATCCCGCACTGCTCGGTAGGCGACCGCATCCGGTGCGGGGAGGTGCTACTCGAGGTGACGCAAATCGGCAAGGAGTGCCACCACCGCTGCGCGATCTATCGGCAGGTTGGGGATTGTGTCATGCCGCGGGAGGGAATCTTCGCCCGGGTTATCGAAGGCGGGCGATTGGAGGTGGGAATGGCGGTCGATTACTCGCGCCGATTGGTCGAGAGTGCCGCCTGAGGTCTATGGGGCGGCTCCCGCCGTTACGCTGATCGGATTTCTCTATGCTGCCGTAGGGCACGGCGGCGCCACCGGCTACATCGCAGTCCTGACGCTGTTCGGCTTTCCGCTGATAGAGATTGCTCCAGCCGCGCTGCTGATGAACATCGCTGTCTCGGCAGTCGCTTTTGTGCGGTTTCGCGCCGCCGGTCGGCACCGCTGGGCGCTATCCCTGCCTTTCTTGCTGACTTCTATTCCGGCTGCTTTTCTGGGCGGCTACCTGCGACCCGAAACGCGACTGCTGGCGCTGGTATCAGCGATAGCGCTTGCCGTGGCAGCGATTCTTCTCATCCTCCGTCCGAATGGCTCCCGGTCCGGTTTCACTCTTTCGCCGCCGCTTACGATGAGTCTCCCCACCGGTGGTATCATTGGATATGTATCGGGTATGATTGGGATTGGCGGCGGCGTCTTTCTGACGCCGCTCATCGTGCTGGCCGGTTGGGGAGCCGTCGCAGAAGCCGCAGCGACCTCGGCGCTTTTCATAT
This DNA window, taken from Calditrichota bacterium, encodes the following:
- a CDS encoding sulfite exporter TauE/SafE family protein, which translates into the protein MGRLGIVSCRGRESSPGLSKAGDWRWEWRSITRADWSRVPPEVYGAAPAVTLIGFLYAAVGHGGATGYIAVLTLFGFPLIEIAPAALLMNIAVSAVAFVRFRAAGRHRWALSLPFLLTSIPAAFLGGYLRPETRLLALVSAIALAVAAILLILRPNGSRSGFTLSPPLTMSLPTGGIIGYVSGMIGIGGGVFLTPLIVLAGWGAVAEAAATSALFILVNSLAGTAARLIGGTFETSVLMLLILPALAGGWIGAKWGSSRLSPVAMRRLLAAVLLIAVAKLAWQVTGS
- a CDS encoding MOSC domain-containing protein, which produces MESTGQLLAISVSTRKGVRKTNVGQANIIADWGLEGDVHAGKWHRQVSILAIDSIATMRDLGADVGPGDFAENLTLGGIDIPHCSVGDRIRCGEVLLEVTQIGKECHHRCAIYRQVGDCVMPREGIFARVIEGGRLEVGMAVDYSRRLVESAA
- a CDS encoding molybdopterin molybdotransferase MoeA, translated to MIAFEGALQIVVEQTPRLPARLVRLDKALGRRLAETIRTPFPLPSFDNSAVDGYALRTADYPTAAGGYPVALNMVGTIRAGDAAEEPLVPGTALRIMTGAPVPPGCDAVVMREDIESGAGLYLSRPPLSGENIRPAGGELSAGVVVAVPGTAVTPPLLGLFASLGLTKVRVYDLPSVAIITTGDELLAPGCRPSRGCIFDSAGPALRAASLNRGLTKVHLTHCSDDPTAMKGALEQSFAHADLVLTTGGVSVGDYDFVIEAAREAGVRELFWKVAMKPGKPLYFGTYDPPDGTRSKLLFGLPGNPVSAMVGFELFVATAINAMAGALNPLPRWFTACLTTHLVKKPGRAEFVRGQLGSDDAGLTATPVVGQDSHMLSGLAAADCLIHFPQAAETLSAGTPVDIFPMNWSHN